Sequence from the Clupea harengus chromosome 20, Ch_v2.0.2, whole genome shotgun sequence genome:
TTAGTGTTTTACCATTTTTCAGGGCGGTCATGGCACTCCCATTCAGCTCCTGCATCATGATCCCCCCTCTGGTTACAGACCCTGTTCTGCTGAGGAAATGCTTGTGTGCCACCCCCCAGTCTCCTCCCCCGTTTGAGTCAAGATCCGTGGCCTTTACCCTCTGGCAGCGCAGGAGCCGTGCGTAAGCCAAGCGGAAGTCGCGGTTGAGCGCAGCGTACAGGAACGGGTTGAGCGCCGAGTTGGCGTAGCCGAGCCACAGCACCACGGAGTAGGCCGTTCCCTGCATGTCCCTCCGCAGCAGACCCATGACCGTGAAGTAGGTGAAGTAGGGCATCCAGCACACCACGAACGcccccaccaccgccgccaGCGTCACCGTGGCCTTGTGCTCGCGCGCCGCTATCGCCAGCACCCCCCATTGGCCTGTCCCGGAACTGCAGCCTCCGGCCCGCCGCGTGGCCACGATGCGGCGCGCCTGAGCCCGGGCGATACGGAACACGCGGCAGTAGCTCCAGCACATGGCCAGCAGCGGCAGGTAGAAGGTGAACAGCGCATCCACGGTGGCGTAGACGGGGTTCAGGTCGAATTTACATGTGCCGGCGACGCCATCCTCGTCCTTGGCCACGTTCTGCACGGTGCCGTCCTTCGTGTTCCAGCCCATGTGGATGGGCACGAAGGAGAGGCCCACCGAGACGAGCCAGACGACGGCCAGCGCCACGCCGACGCGCGCCGGCTTCAGCAAGGCCGTGTAGCGCAGCGGCGCCGTCACGGCCAGGTAGCGGTCCATGCTGATGACCAGCAGGTTCAAGATGGACGCCGTGCTGAACATGACGTCCAGGGAGATGTAGACGTTGCAGAAGGCGGCGCCCAGCGGCCACGCGCCCGCGTTCAACTCCAGCATGGCGGAGAAGGGGAGCACCAGTGCCCCCAGGAGGAGGTCGGTGACGGCCAGCGAGACGATGAAGCAGTTGGTGACGCAGCGCAGGCGGCGGGTGGCACAAACAGCCAGGCACACCAGGACGTTGCCGCACACGGTCAGCACAATGAGTAGAGCCAGGACTGCACCCAGCAGGAGGGGGATCACCATTCTTCTGGGACAGATGAGTGatatgtatgtcagtgtgtatgtgtgtgtgtatgtatgtccttTTTTTGGTGATTCACTTATGTGTTTgcagttatttgtgtgtttgtcggtgcgtttatgtgtgtttatggtgctgTGCGTGTCGGCGTAACACAGAGATCAGGAGAGAGTCATATTGTAAATATTGAGATGACTTGGCTAGACTCGtggaagtgtttgtgttgtttgcatGTGCTTTTCGCATGTGGAGGAGTAACACTTTAAACTTGCTCTTTGGAGGTCAGAC
This genomic interval carries:
- the hrh2a gene encoding histamine receptor H2a; this encodes MVIPLLLGAVLALLIVLTVCGNVLVCLAVCATRRLRCVTNCFIVSLAVTDLLLGALVLPFSAMLELNAGAWPLGAAFCNVYISLDVMFSTASILNLLVISMDRYLAVTAPLRYTALLKPARVGVALAVVWLVSVGLSFVPIHMGWNTKDGTVQNVAKDEDGVAGTCKFDLNPVYATVDALFTFYLPLLAMCWSYCRVFRIARAQARRIVATRRAGGCSSGTGQWGVLAIAAREHKATVTLAAVVGAFVVCWMPYFTYFTVMGLLRRDMQGTAYSVVLWLGYANSALNPFLYAALNRDFRLAYARLLRCQRVKATDLDSNGGGDWGVAHKHFLSRTGSVTRGGIMMQELNGSAMTALKNDFKGIT